From a region of the Candidatus Limnocylindrales bacterium genome:
- a CDS encoding Lrp/AsnC family transcriptional regulator, translating into MRKLDEQELKIAKALVRNPRLSDNRLGELYDIPVRTVSRKRARMEQEGLLRYFAEVDMAAEGTGCFSCSHLYIIQFKVGVTVSQIQDEIRNEPNVVTVFTELIRESYIAEISGRVALVMVVEGTSDRDVVESFQQKIVPSLQKNHGKDSIEDVSTIRLLSRVRILRNYLPSVNMENGMMKPDWSTDSIFVA; encoded by the coding sequence ATGCGCAAGCTCGACGAACAGGAATTGAAGATCGCGAAGGCCCTTGTGAGGAATCCGCGCCTCTCCGACAACAGGCTCGGCGAGCTTTACGACATTCCGGTGCGAACTGTCAGCCGGAAAAGGGCCCGCATGGAGCAGGAAGGCCTGCTGCGCTACTTCGCCGAGGTGGACATGGCCGCCGAGGGTACCGGCTGCTTCTCGTGCAGCCACCTCTACATCATCCAGTTCAAGGTGGGCGTCACCGTCAGCCAGATCCAGGATGAGATCCGCAACGAGCCCAACGTCGTGACGGTCTTTACCGAGCTCATCCGCGAGTCCTACATCGCCGAGATCTCGGGGCGCGTGGCGCTGGTGATGGTGGTAGAAGGGACCAGCGACCGCGACGTGGTCGAAAGCTTTCAGCAGAAGATCGTACCGTCGCTGCAGAAGAACCACGGCAAGGACTCGATCGAGGATGTGTCGACGATTCGCCTGCTTTCTCGCGTACGTATACTGCGAAACTACCTGCCTTCCGTGAACATGGAGAACGGCATGATGAAACCCGACTGGAGCACCGACTCGATCTTCGTCGCATGA
- a CDS encoding DUF1214 domain-containing protein, giving the protein MSDDAERRVISGESWRRFCRQLEAAGEPIFANEHATDALSRAEGTRYLTRLVRAALETFVEFADPMAPVLRRTVHETIKMGADNPDNWYENAPVHGDYEYRLYGSRGTVPYLSIATQVGHYGQGAGMPPAGFLEAKDLKIGADGTLELILSRRQQAGNWLPLADGYGTLIIRQTFLDRAREQRAELTLERIGGPLWPAPLTAEAMDAGLASAGSLVAACAMIFPGWADGFRAHANTLPRFDPDLSRMFGGDPNIAYYHSYWELKDDEALVIETTPPPCEYWNFQLNNYWMESLDYRHHRVCINKAGARLRSDGSVRIVVAHRDPGVENWVDTAGHRFGTMCLRWVRAAEHPQPQTRVVQLSDLRP; this is encoded by the coding sequence ATGAGCGATGATGCCGAGCGACGCGTGATCTCGGGCGAGAGCTGGCGGCGCTTCTGCAGACAGCTGGAGGCGGCGGGCGAGCCGATCTTCGCCAACGAGCACGCGACCGACGCCCTGAGCCGTGCTGAGGGCACGCGTTACCTGACGCGCCTCGTACGCGCGGCTCTGGAGACGTTCGTCGAGTTCGCCGATCCGATGGCGCCGGTGCTGCGGCGAACGGTGCACGAGACGATCAAGATGGGCGCCGACAATCCGGACAACTGGTACGAGAACGCGCCCGTCCACGGCGACTACGAATATCGTCTGTACGGCAGCCGCGGAACGGTGCCGTACCTCAGCATCGCCACGCAGGTCGGCCATTACGGTCAGGGTGCGGGCATGCCGCCGGCTGGTTTCCTGGAAGCCAAGGACCTGAAGATCGGCGCCGACGGCACGCTCGAGCTGATCCTGAGCCGACGACAGCAGGCCGGCAACTGGCTGCCGCTCGCCGACGGTTATGGAACGCTCATCATCCGGCAGACGTTCCTCGACCGCGCCCGCGAGCAGCGCGCCGAGCTGACGCTGGAGCGCATCGGCGGCCCGCTCTGGCCTGCGCCGCTGACGGCCGAGGCCATGGATGCCGGCCTCGCCAGCGCCGGCAGCCTGGTCGCGGCCTGCGCAATGATCTTTCCGGGCTGGGCCGACGGCTTTCGCGCGCACGCGAACACGCTGCCGCGCTTCGATCCCGATCTGTCGCGAATGTTCGGCGGCGATCCCAACATCGCCTACTACCACAGCTACTGGGAGCTGAAGGACGACGAGGCGCTCGTCATCGAGACCACGCCGCCGCCATGCGAGTACTGGAACTTCCAGCTCAACAACTACTGGATGGAGTCGCTCGACTACCGCCACCATCGCGTGTGCATCAACAAGGCGGGCGCGCGCCTGCGCAGCGACGGCAGCGTGCGCATCGTCGTTGCGCATCGGGACCCTGGCGTCGAGAACTGGGTCGACACCGCCGGCCACCGCTTCGGCACGATGTGCTTGCGCTGGGTGCGCGCGGCCGAGCATCCGCAGCCGCAGACCCGCGTCGTCCAGCTCTCGGACCTGCGACCGTGA
- a CDS encoding pyridoxamine 5'-phosphate oxidase family protein, translating into MPNVRAAIKLSDEEQRQFFETAKTVIMATHNHDGYPHLVPMWFSMIDGLVSMHTYKTSQKVLNIQRDPRGSILIEDGTEYDKLRGVFIRGRFELIDDQELCYRIAVASARKYNGLDEETAGPALRHYIRKRIALVFHPEKTSSWDHRKIGSAR; encoded by the coding sequence ATGCCCAACGTGCGTGCCGCGATCAAGCTGAGCGACGAAGAGCAGCGTCAGTTCTTCGAGACGGCCAAGACCGTCATCATGGCCACGCACAATCACGACGGGTACCCGCACCTGGTGCCGATGTGGTTCAGCATGATCGACGGCCTCGTCAGCATGCACACGTACAAGACGTCGCAGAAGGTGCTCAACATCCAGCGTGACCCGCGCGGGTCGATCCTGATCGAGGACGGCACCGAGTACGACAAGCTTCGCGGCGTCTTCATCCGTGGCCGCTTCGAGCTGATCGACGACCAGGAGCTGTGCTACCGCATCGCCGTGGCCTCCGCGCGCAAATACAACGGCCTCGATGAGGAAACCGCGGGCCCGGCGCTGCGGCATTACATCCGCAAACGCATCGCTCTCGTCTTTCATCCCGAGAAGACCTCCAGCTGGGATCACCGCAAGATCGGCTCGGCGCGCTGA
- a CDS encoding SDR family NAD(P)-dependent oxidoreductase, translating into MKNPVSATLRGLRDVRTEGRSLAPLEDDERIDGRTVLVTGANRGLGRAVTEALVRRGGRVVMACRSGIPDAGEEVKQATGSSFVAMRHVDMADLRTVDALVDGLDRDGTVLDVLVLNAGVVPRRARRTEQGLELMFGVNYLANVALVERLLAAGLLRVGGKDRPRIVFVSSESHRDAGPVRVEDLGRFAAYGAMGGMKVYGYSKLLLTTYAMHLSRRLGQKAGVHACCPGPVDSDIAREAPVWIKPLLRPVMRRFFRAPAEAAAPVVYLCCARALDASTGRYLHLMMEKAPDPAATDPQAGERLLHESMRLIEQARGHHAGGTHER; encoded by the coding sequence ATGAAGAATCCCGTCTCGGCAACGCTGCGCGGCTTGCGTGACGTGCGCACCGAAGGCCGCAGCCTGGCGCCGCTCGAAGACGACGAGCGCATCGACGGCCGCACCGTCCTGGTCACCGGCGCCAACCGCGGCCTCGGGCGCGCGGTCACCGAGGCGCTGGTGCGCCGCGGCGGCCGCGTCGTCATGGCCTGCCGCAGCGGCATTCCCGATGCAGGCGAGGAGGTGAAGCAGGCGACCGGATCGTCCTTCGTGGCGATGCGGCACGTGGACATGGCCGACCTGCGGACCGTCGATGCTCTCGTCGATGGTCTCGACCGCGACGGCACCGTGCTCGACGTGCTCGTGCTCAACGCCGGCGTGGTGCCGCGTCGGGCACGGCGCACCGAGCAGGGCCTGGAGCTGATGTTCGGCGTCAACTATCTCGCCAACGTCGCGCTCGTCGAGCGGCTGCTCGCCGCGGGTCTTCTGCGCGTGGGCGGCAAGGACCGGCCGCGAATCGTCTTCGTCTCCAGCGAGTCGCACCGCGACGCCGGGCCCGTTCGTGTCGAAGACCTGGGACGCTTCGCGGCGTACGGCGCCATGGGCGGGATGAAGGTCTACGGCTACAGCAAGCTGCTGCTGACCACGTACGCGATGCATCTGAGCCGCCGGCTGGGCCAGAAGGCAGGCGTCCACGCCTGCTGTCCCGGCCCCGTCGACAGCGACATCGCGCGCGAGGCCCCGGTGTGGATCAAGCCGCTGCTGCGTCCCGTGATGAGGCGCTTTTTTCGCGCGCCCGCAGAGGCGGCCGCGCCGGTGGTCTACCTGTGCTGCGCCCGTGCGCTCGATGCCAGCACGGGCAGATATCTGCACCTCATGATGGAAAAGGCGCCCGATCCGGCCGCCACCGATCCGCAGGCCGGCGAACGCCTGCTGCACGAGAGCATGCGGCTGATCGAGCAGGCGAGGGGACACCATGCGGGAGGGACACATGAGCGATGA
- a CDS encoding SDR family NAD(P)-dependent oxidoreductase: MKERYGPWVLVTGASSGIGREFARRLAAQGLNVVVVARRADALEELARQIRAPVQCRVIAMDLSEPGAAARLAEAVADLEIGLLVANAGTGWIGRFDLQAPEFHSRLIRLHCELTVELTARLVPAMRERGRGGIVVVSSAGAFLPLPYYAVYGGTKALLQNWGEAIAAELKGTGVDVLVVSPGDTRTGFQDVAGEMSTRWSSVEDVVGEALAGLGKKTVVVPGLENRLGLLAARLLPRSMVMSMIEKRQRAQTPRDRR, encoded by the coding sequence ATGAAGGAGCGATACGGGCCATGGGTGCTGGTGACGGGCGCATCCTCGGGCATCGGCCGCGAGTTCGCGCGGCGGCTGGCCGCGCAGGGGTTGAACGTTGTGGTGGTCGCGCGCCGCGCCGACGCGCTCGAGGAGCTGGCGCGGCAGATTCGCGCTCCCGTTCAGTGCCGTGTCATCGCCATGGACCTGTCCGAGCCCGGGGCGGCGGCGCGCCTGGCCGAGGCCGTTGCGGACCTGGAGATCGGGCTCCTGGTGGCCAACGCGGGCACCGGATGGATCGGCCGCTTCGATCTTCAGGCGCCCGAGTTTCACAGCCGCCTCATCCGCCTTCACTGCGAGCTGACCGTCGAGCTGACCGCGCGCCTGGTTCCCGCGATGCGCGAGCGGGGGAGAGGCGGCATCGTCGTCGTCTCCTCGGCCGGCGCGTTCCTGCCGCTGCCGTACTATGCCGTCTACGGCGGGACCAAGGCGCTGCTGCAGAACTGGGGCGAGGCGATCGCGGCCGAGCTCAAGGGAACCGGCGTCGATGTGCTGGTGGTATCGCCCGGCGACACCAGAACCGGCTTTCAGGATGTCGCCGGGGAGATGTCCACCCGATGGTCGTCGGTCGAGGACGTGGTCGGCGAGGCGCTGGCGGGCCTCGGCAAGAAGACGGTGGTGGTGCCGGGGCTGGAGAACAGGCTGGGTCTGTTGGCAGCCAGGCTGCTGCCGAGATCGATGGTGATGTCGATGATCGAGAAGCGCCAGCGGGCCCAGACTCCCCGTGATCGTCGCTAG
- the gltB gene encoding glutamate synthase large subunit translates to MQDETTRHQGLTRSLIERDACGVGFVCNVRGERSHDLVTTGIEVLKRLEHRGACGCDSETGDGAGVLLQIPHELLSESCDQRGIRLPDRGRYGVGMVFLPPAEPAQRKARECLEEACRRSRLRVLGWREVPVVPVDPETGARFVGVVADQTRPAIAQIFVVPDGELSEEDLERRLYVARRVAEKTAAGLGDDIAYHFYLCSFSCRTIVYKGMLISSQLDGFYPDLTDRRTISALALIHSRFSTNTLPTWRLAHPFRYLAHNGEINTLRGNINWMSAREKLFESKLFGDDMKELLPIITAGQSDSASFDNALELLVQTGRSLPHSVAMMIPEAWEKHEAMPPERKAFYQYHASLMEPWDGPASIAFSDGRRIGAVLDRNGLRPSRYLVTKDGLVVMASETGVVDVEPENVLLKERLQPGRIFYVDLDEQRIVADDEIKLKLAARQPYALWLDKNGVDLDDLPEPDSVEWHIEGEQLECLQNLFGYTREDLSVLLAPMALNGQEPVGSMGTDTPLACLSDKPQLLFNYFKQLFAQVTNPPIDPIREELIMSLETGVGRQGNIFEESPGHCRQLRIPQPVLTNEELAKIREIDCNGIRSRTISILLDAPATRESLVAALDRICADAEKAVREGCEIIILSDRGIDERHDPVPSLMAVGAVHHHLIREGLRMLTGIVLESAEPREVMHFALLCGYGCSAVNPYLAIDTLVDMAEGGLLHGNDIDEVIEHFRKAIGKGLLKTMSKMGISTMASYRGAQIFEAIGLSDEVIDRCFTWTASRIQGVGFDVLAREIQMRHERAWRLEVADDDGLDPGGQYQWRRRGEFHLFNPETIARLQHAVRAGNYEIFKSYARLINEQEKSLCTLRSLFEFVTPTAPIPIDEVEPASEIVKRFKTGAMSFGSISREAHTTLAIAMNRIGGKSNTGEGGEEPWRYQPLPGGDSARSAIKQVASGRFGVTIGYLTNADELQIKMAQGAKPGEGGQLPGHKVDETIAATRFSTRGVGLISPPPHHDIYSIEDLAQLIHDLKNSNPSARVSVKLVAEVGVGTIAAGVSKAKADVVLISGHDGGTGASPLSSIKHAGIPWELGLAETQQVLVENDLRSRIRVETDGQLKTGRDVAIAALLGADEFGFATAALVSEGCIMMRKCHLNTCPVGIATQDEQLRKRFTGQPEHVINFMFFIAQELREIMASLGFRTVAEMTGRVDCLRVRDNITHWKAKGIDFSPILYKPQVPEGVGISGTGTQDHGLEKALDNELIRLARPALEDRKPVRIDLPIRNTNRTVCTTLSHEIAKRYGEEGLPPYTVQINFEGSAGQSFAAFLARGVSVTVKGDANDYFCKGMTGGQVVIMPHERVTFKPHENIIIGNVSLYGATGGEVFIRGRAGERFCVRNSGATAVVEGLGDHGCEYMTRGTVLCLGPTGRNFAAGMSGGVAYVLDEEGVFKRRCNMGMVELFELEDEEDRKRVHQLLVRHHQYTRSTVAERLLDEWDAACRDFLKVLPTEYRKVLESMHLDSEAQKLAAV, encoded by the coding sequence ATGCAAGACGAGACAACCCGTCATCAGGGACTGACCCGCTCCCTGATCGAACGCGACGCCTGCGGCGTCGGCTTCGTGTGCAACGTTCGTGGCGAACGCAGCCATGACCTGGTGACGACGGGCATCGAGGTTCTCAAGCGTCTCGAACATCGCGGCGCCTGCGGCTGCGATTCGGAAACCGGCGACGGCGCCGGCGTCCTCCTTCAGATTCCTCACGAGCTTCTCTCCGAGTCGTGCGACCAGCGCGGCATCCGACTTCCCGACCGTGGCCGCTACGGCGTCGGAATGGTCTTCCTGCCGCCGGCCGAGCCGGCTCAGCGCAAGGCGCGCGAGTGCCTGGAAGAAGCCTGCCGGCGCAGCCGCCTGCGAGTGCTCGGCTGGCGCGAGGTGCCGGTGGTTCCGGTCGATCCGGAGACGGGCGCGCGATTCGTCGGCGTGGTGGCCGATCAGACGCGTCCGGCCATCGCGCAGATCTTCGTCGTGCCCGACGGCGAGCTGTCCGAGGAGGACCTCGAGCGGCGGCTCTACGTCGCACGCCGCGTCGCCGAGAAGACGGCGGCCGGCCTCGGCGACGACATCGCCTACCACTTCTATCTGTGCAGCTTCTCGTGCCGCACCATCGTCTACAAGGGGATGCTGATCTCCTCGCAGCTCGACGGCTTCTACCCCGACCTGACCGACAGGCGCACGATCAGCGCGCTGGCGCTCATCCACTCCCGCTTCAGCACCAACACGCTGCCGACGTGGCGCCTGGCGCACCCGTTCCGCTACCTGGCGCACAACGGCGAGATCAACACGCTGCGCGGCAACATCAACTGGATGAGCGCGCGCGAAAAGCTCTTTGAGTCGAAGCTGTTCGGCGACGACATGAAGGAGCTGCTTCCCATCATCACGGCCGGCCAGAGCGACTCGGCCAGCTTCGACAACGCCCTGGAGCTGCTGGTGCAGACCGGCCGCTCGCTCCCGCACTCGGTGGCGATGATGATCCCGGAGGCGTGGGAGAAGCACGAGGCGATGCCGCCCGAGCGCAAGGCCTTCTACCAGTACCACGCCTCGCTGATGGAGCCGTGGGACGGCCCTGCCTCCATCGCCTTCTCCGATGGCCGCCGCATCGGTGCCGTGCTGGACCGCAACGGCCTGCGTCCGTCGCGTTATCTGGTGACGAAGGACGGGCTGGTCGTCATGGCCTCCGAGACCGGCGTCGTCGACGTCGAGCCCGAAAACGTGCTGCTCAAGGAGCGCCTGCAGCCCGGCCGCATCTTCTACGTGGACCTGGACGAGCAGCGCATCGTCGCCGACGACGAGATCAAGCTGAAGCTGGCCGCGCGCCAGCCCTACGCGCTGTGGCTGGACAAGAACGGCGTCGACCTCGACGACCTGCCCGAGCCGGACAGCGTGGAGTGGCACATCGAAGGCGAGCAGCTCGAGTGCCTCCAGAACCTTTTCGGCTATACCCGCGAGGATCTGAGCGTTCTGCTGGCGCCGATGGCGCTGAACGGCCAGGAGCCGGTAGGCTCGATGGGCACCGACACGCCACTGGCGTGCCTGTCGGACAAGCCGCAGCTGCTCTTCAACTACTTCAAGCAGCTGTTCGCGCAGGTGACCAATCCGCCCATCGATCCGATCCGCGAAGAGCTGATCATGTCGCTGGAGACCGGCGTCGGCCGACAGGGCAACATCTTCGAGGAGAGCCCCGGCCACTGCCGTCAGCTTCGCATCCCGCAGCCGGTGCTGACCAACGAGGAGCTCGCGAAGATCCGCGAGATCGACTGCAACGGGATTCGCAGCCGTACCATCTCGATCCTGCTCGATGCGCCGGCAACCAGGGAGTCGCTGGTGGCGGCGCTGGACCGCATCTGTGCCGACGCAGAGAAGGCGGTGCGCGAGGGCTGCGAGATCATCATCCTCTCGGACCGCGGCATCGACGAGCGCCACGACCCGGTGCCCTCGCTGATGGCGGTGGGCGCGGTGCACCATCACCTCATCCGCGAGGGCCTGCGCATGCTGACCGGCATCGTGCTGGAATCGGCCGAGCCGCGCGAGGTCATGCACTTCGCTCTGCTGTGCGGCTACGGCTGCAGCGCGGTCAACCCGTACCTGGCCATCGACACGCTGGTCGACATGGCCGAGGGTGGCCTGCTGCACGGCAACGACATCGACGAGGTCATCGAGCACTTCCGCAAGGCCATCGGCAAGGGCCTGCTCAAGACGATGTCCAAGATGGGCATCTCGACCATGGCCAGCTATCGCGGCGCGCAGATCTTCGAGGCCATCGGTCTTTCCGACGAGGTCATCGACCGCTGCTTTACCTGGACCGCCTCCCGCATCCAGGGTGTGGGCTTCGACGTGCTCGCACGCGAGATCCAGATGCGGCACGAGCGCGCGTGGCGCCTCGAAGTCGCCGACGACGACGGCCTCGATCCCGGCGGTCAGTACCAGTGGCGCCGCCGCGGCGAGTTCCACCTGTTCAATCCGGAGACCATCGCGCGCCTGCAGCACGCGGTGCGCGCGGGCAACTACGAGATCTTCAAGAGCTACGCGCGCCTCATCAACGAGCAGGAGAAGAGCCTGTGCACGCTGCGCAGCCTCTTCGAGTTCGTCACACCGACGGCGCCGATCCCCATCGACGAGGTCGAGCCGGCTTCCGAGATCGTCAAGCGGTTCAAGACCGGCGCGATGTCCTTCGGCTCGATCTCACGCGAGGCGCACACGACGCTGGCCATCGCGATGAACCGCATCGGCGGGAAGTCCAACACCGGCGAAGGCGGAGAGGAGCCGTGGCGCTACCAGCCGCTGCCGGGCGGCGATTCGGCACGCAGCGCGATCAAGCAGGTGGCCTCCGGACGTTTCGGCGTCACCATCGGATACCTCACCAACGCCGACGAGCTGCAGATCAAGATGGCGCAGGGCGCCAAGCCCGGCGAGGGCGGGCAGCTGCCGGGCCACAAGGTGGATGAGACGATCGCCGCCACGCGCTTCTCCACGCGCGGCGTGGGCCTGATCTCGCCGCCGCCGCACCACGACATCTATTCGATCGAGGACCTGGCCCAGCTCATCCACGATCTGAAGAACAGCAACCCGAGCGCGCGCGTCAGCGTCAAGCTGGTGGCGGAGGTCGGCGTGGGCACGATCGCCGCGGGCGTGTCCAAGGCCAAGGCCGACGTCGTCCTGATCAGCGGACACGATGGAGGCACCGGCGCCTCGCCGCTCTCTTCGATCAAGCACGCGGGCATTCCGTGGGAGCTTGGCCTGGCCGAGACCCAGCAGGTGCTGGTCGAGAACGATCTTCGCAGCCGCATCCGCGTCGAGACCGACGGTCAGCTCAAGACCGGCCGCGACGTGGCCATCGCCGCGCTGCTCGGCGCCGACGAGTTCGGCTTTGCCACGGCTGCGCTGGTGTCCGAAGGCTGCATCATGATGCGCAAGTGCCACCTCAACACCTGCCCCGTGGGCATTGCCACGCAGGACGAGCAGCTGCGCAAGCGCTTCACGGGCCAGCCCGAGCACGTCATCAACTTCATGTTCTTCATCGCGCAGGAGCTGCGAGAGATCATGGCCTCGCTCGGCTTCCGCACCGTCGCCGAAATGACCGGGCGCGTCGACTGCCTGCGCGTGCGCGACAACATCACGCACTGGAAGGCCAAGGGCATCGACTTCTCGCCGATCCTCTACAAGCCGCAGGTTCCCGAGGGCGTCGGCATCTCGGGCACCGGCACGCAGGACCACGGGCTGGAGAAGGCGCTCGACAACGAGCTGATCCGCCTGGCGCGGCCCGCGCTCGAGGATCGCAAGCCGGTGCGCATCGATCTGCCGATCCGCAACACGAACCGCACCGTCTGCACGACCCTGAGCCACGAGATCGCCAAGCGATACGGCGAGGAGGGGCTGCCGCCGTACACGGTGCAAATCAACTTCGAGGGCTCGGCCGGGCAGAGCTTTGCCGCCTTCCTGGCCCGCGGCGTCTCGGTGACCGTCAAGGGCGACGCCAACGACTACTTCTGCAAGGGCATGACGGGCGGACAGGTCGTGATCATGCCGCACGAGCGCGTCACCTTTAAGCCGCACGAGAACATCATCATCGGCAACGTGTCGCTGTACGGCGCCACCGGCGGTGAGGTCTTCATTCGCGGCCGCGCCGGCGAGCGCTTCTGCGTTCGCAACAGCGGCGCCACGGCCGTGGTCGAAGGCCTCGGCGACCACGGCTGCGAGTACATGACGCGCGGGACCGTGCTGTGCCTGGGGCCGACCGGGAGGAATTTCGCGGCCGGCATGAGCGGCGGCGTCGCCTATGTCCTGGACGAAGAGGGCGTGTTCAAGCGGCGCTGCAACATGGGGATGGTCGAGCTGTTCGAGCTCGAGGACGAAGAGGATCGAAAGCGCGTCCATCAGCTCCTGGTTCGCCACCACCAGTACACCAGAAGCACGGTGGCCGAGCGTCTGCTCGATGAGTGGGACGCGGCGTGCCGAGACTTCCTCAAGGTGCTGCCCACCGAGTACCGCAAGGTGCTGGAGTCGATGCACCTGGATTCGGAGGCGCAGAAGCTGGCGGCGGTCTGA
- a CDS encoding sulfotransferase yields the protein MRTAAAPAAALPERPYRPRAIAAFHALCAKLETRGVRIARLREEELLRDARARTGLHDFGDECFREPLRVLIDSIEREARLHPVGRLITRARLLSALCTRLRVQEYVRRHPQVLALELAPPVVIAGLQRTGTTMLHRLLASDPGLRPVLAWEGMAPLRGRLVLGADVRRLQGKIGERVLSYMAPAFFAIHPAEADAPEEDVLLLDIAFMSTTPEATMHVPTQAAWLERQDHTAAYEYFALLLRILAHQGPVSRDRVAGSGPVRFVLKTPHHLEYLDVLRKVFPGVRVVQTHRDPARTLASFCSMVWHGRGVFSDEVDAREVGAHWSRKVGRLLDRSMEARGAAADEGFVDVSYYDLVADPVAAIRRLYDALGLPFTPAVEERMKVTRKANPQHKYGAHRYRLEDYGLTSGGVEPLFARYRKRFAVPVEASA from the coding sequence GTGAGGACGGCGGCGGCGCCAGCCGCGGCGTTGCCGGAACGGCCCTATCGTCCGCGCGCGATAGCCGCGTTTCACGCCCTGTGCGCCAAGCTGGAGACGCGCGGCGTTCGTATCGCCCGCCTGCGAGAAGAGGAGCTGTTGCGCGACGCGCGCGCGCGCACCGGCCTGCACGACTTCGGCGACGAGTGCTTTCGCGAGCCGCTGCGCGTCCTCATCGATTCGATCGAGCGCGAGGCGCGGCTTCACCCGGTCGGTCGTCTGATCACGCGCGCGCGGCTGCTGTCGGCGCTGTGCACGCGCTTGCGCGTGCAGGAGTACGTGCGGCGCCATCCGCAGGTGCTCGCGCTCGAGCTGGCGCCGCCGGTCGTGATCGCCGGCCTGCAACGCACCGGCACGACGATGCTGCACCGGCTGCTGGCGAGCGACCCGGGGCTACGGCCGGTGCTGGCATGGGAAGGCATGGCGCCACTGCGAGGCCGCCTGGTTCTGGGGGCGGACGTGCGGCGGCTGCAAGGCAAGATCGGCGAGCGGGTGCTCTCGTACATGGCTCCCGCATTCTTCGCCATTCATCCGGCCGAGGCCGATGCGCCCGAAGAGGACGTGCTGCTGCTCGACATCGCGTTCATGAGCACGACGCCCGAAGCGACGATGCACGTGCCCACGCAGGCGGCGTGGCTGGAGCGGCAGGATCATACGGCAGCCTACGAGTACTTCGCGCTGCTGCTGCGCATCCTCGCGCATCAGGGGCCGGTCTCACGCGACCGCGTCGCCGGCTCAGGCCCGGTGAGATTCGTGCTGAAGACGCCGCATCACCTCGAGTACCTCGACGTCCTGCGCAAGGTCTTCCCCGGCGTCCGCGTCGTCCAGACGCATCGCGACCCGGCGCGCACGCTGGCGTCGTTCTGCAGCATGGTCTGGCACGGGCGCGGCGTGTTCAGCGACGAGGTCGACGCGCGCGAAGTGGGCGCGCACTGGTCGCGCAAGGTGGGGCGTCTGCTCGATCGCAGCATGGAGGCACGCGGCGCCGCAGCCGATGAAGGCTTCGTCGACGTGTCCTACTACGACCTCGTCGCCGATCCCGTCGCAGCCATCCGGCGCCTGTACGACGCCTTGGGTCTTCCGTTCACGCCGGCGGTGGAGGAGCGCATGAAGGTCACGCGCAAGGCCAACCCGCAGCACAAGTACGGCGCGCACCGCTACCGGCTGGAGGATTACGGTCTGACCTCCGGCGGCGTCGAACCGCTCTTTGCGCGCTACCGGAAGCGTTTCGCCGTGCCCGTGGAGGCGAGTGCCTGA
- a CDS encoding YcxB family protein, which produces MRLEYQNALGDIVFFHIAHQLASAAMHGYLLVGSFMVAYLTTASSECRGAAPCTETFSFVLLMTYLLVLTAQLLFSAINLFHDDNRASLTRHVVDVSDAGVGEYTVYQHSVYSWEGILKVVSVAGFVAIYVSPHTALVVPPRAFTTQRERGEFLALVRSHIHAARIEQTATA; this is translated from the coding sequence ATGCGTCTCGAGTACCAGAACGCCCTCGGCGACATCGTCTTCTTCCACATTGCGCACCAGCTCGCGTCGGCGGCGATGCACGGCTACCTGCTGGTGGGGTCGTTCATGGTGGCGTACCTGACCACCGCCAGCTCCGAATGCCGCGGCGCCGCTCCCTGCACCGAGACGTTCAGCTTCGTGCTGCTCATGACGTATCTGCTGGTGCTGACGGCGCAGCTCCTGTTCAGCGCAATCAACCTGTTCCACGATGACAACCGCGCCTCGCTGACACGCCATGTCGTCGACGTCTCCGATGCGGGCGTCGGCGAGTACACCGTCTACCAGCACTCGGTGTATTCGTGGGAAGGCATCCTCAAGGTGGTCAGCGTGGCCGGCTTCGTCGCCATCTACGTCTCGCCGCACACCGCCCTGGTGGTTCCGCCGCGTGCATTCACGACGCAGCGCGAGCGCGGCGAGTTCCTGGCGCTGGTGCGTTCGCACATCCACGCCGCACGGATCGAGCAGACCGCGACGGCGTAG